Proteins from a genomic interval of Microbacterium phyllosphaerae:
- a CDS encoding MFS transporter yields the protein MASDKRHDETASGLDAAQRTTLAGNLAAEAADISTAIEADPRAEVKLPKRELLAVFLAQTTLFMALVVPTAFSLAIKIGAIDPAGRDLSLALAVGVGGTVIIFTNPVLAIMSDRTRSRFGRRRPWFLLGLVLGLLGSAIVGFGTVSAVLIAGWAVAIVGYTLSAGMLLTYLGDRLPEQQRGKVMGVIGAISQIGPILGIALAGSFANDLTMMFVLPAIVAFVGPLWFAVTMKDSQFTGEIPPLQLGQLARGFYFNPRRHSNYGWVIVSKFFIYASLAFTSIYGVYLLQGRLGLDVAEVSSLVALIGLGGVVTAIVGAIGAGWLSDKLHSRKPFLVVSALLLVVSPITVGLSTSVLEYAIAALIGTLAIGIYGSVDQALALDTLPSEENENGRYLAIFGLANAVPQAAGPFAAAGVLALFGGDYSWVYFVAGGFAFLAALAILPISVGRRAQLSTTSIVTAK from the coding sequence GTGGCATCTGACAAGCGACACGACGAGACGGCGAGTGGGCTCGACGCCGCGCAACGCACCACTCTCGCGGGAAATCTCGCAGCTGAAGCTGCAGACATCTCCACCGCCATCGAGGCTGACCCCCGGGCCGAGGTGAAGCTCCCCAAGCGCGAACTCCTCGCGGTGTTCCTGGCACAGACCACGCTGTTCATGGCACTCGTCGTGCCGACCGCATTCTCGTTGGCGATCAAGATCGGCGCGATCGATCCGGCCGGACGCGATCTCTCCCTCGCTCTCGCGGTGGGCGTCGGCGGCACAGTGATCATCTTCACCAACCCCGTGCTGGCGATCATGAGCGACAGGACGCGGTCACGATTCGGTCGCCGTCGGCCGTGGTTCCTCCTCGGACTCGTACTCGGTCTGCTCGGGTCCGCCATCGTCGGTTTCGGCACCGTCTCGGCAGTCCTGATCGCCGGTTGGGCCGTGGCGATCGTCGGGTACACGCTCAGCGCCGGCATGCTGCTGACTTACCTGGGCGACCGTCTTCCCGAGCAGCAGCGCGGAAAGGTCATGGGGGTGATCGGTGCGATCAGTCAGATCGGCCCGATCCTCGGAATCGCACTGGCGGGATCGTTCGCGAACGATCTGACGATGATGTTCGTCCTTCCGGCCATCGTCGCCTTCGTCGGTCCGCTCTGGTTCGCCGTGACGATGAAGGACTCGCAGTTCACCGGCGAGATCCCGCCCCTGCAGCTCGGACAGCTCGCTCGCGGCTTCTACTTCAATCCTCGACGCCACTCCAACTACGGATGGGTCATCGTCAGCAAGTTCTTCATCTACGCCTCGCTGGCCTTCACCAGCATCTACGGCGTCTACCTCCTGCAGGGCCGACTCGGCCTCGATGTCGCCGAGGTGTCGTCTCTCGTCGCCCTGATCGGCCTCGGCGGCGTCGTCACGGCGATCGTCGGCGCGATCGGAGCAGGCTGGCTCTCCGACAAGCTGCACAGCCGCAAGCCGTTCCTCGTGGTCAGCGCGCTGCTGCTCGTCGTGAGCCCCATCACCGTCGGGCTGTCGACCTCTGTGCTGGAATATGCGATCGCGGCGCTGATCGGCACCCTCGCCATCGGGATCTACGGATCGGTGGACCAGGCGCTGGCCCTGGACACGCTGCCGAGCGAGGAGAACGAGAACGGTCGCTACCTCGCGATCTTCGGCCTCGCGAACGCCGTCCCGCAGGCGGCGGGCCCCTTCGCAGCGGCAGGGGTGCTCGCACTCTTCGGCGGCGACTACAGCTGGGTCTACTTCGTCGCCGGTGGCTTCGCGTTCCTCGCAGCGCTGGCGATCCTTCCCATCAGCGTCGGGCGTCGCGCGCAGCTTTCCACCACGAGCATCGTTACCGCGAAGTGA
- a CDS encoding glycoside hydrolase family 1 protein: protein MMKFPEGFLWGASTAPHQIEGNNLSSDWWAREGLVPGMELSGDAVDSYHHYRDDMRLLAESGLNTYRFGIEWARIEPREGQISRAGLAHYRRMIDEALRLGLTPVVTLHHFTNPRWFAEQGGFLNPAAPAIFARYVTTVTEILDGVDWVITMNEPNMLAMMMMLQEQMRAGQQNEWQSPTVEGDSSRDQIAASLPTPSPEFGQRLVDAHHAVRDIIRERTGARVGWTVANQALTSTPGNESRLIEVRHDWEDFYLDAASGDDFIGVQSYSSQQVDENGLVPHPDHPDNTLVGTAYRPDALGMAVSHTWERTGLPVLVTENGIATADDARRIDYTRAALNGLHEAIAAGADVRGYLHWSLLDNFEWGHWGPTFGLISVDRTSLNFDRHPKPSLGWLGDVARRNSLTN from the coding sequence ATGATGAAGTTCCCCGAAGGCTTTCTCTGGGGTGCGTCCACGGCGCCGCACCAGATCGAAGGCAACAACCTCAGCAGCGATTGGTGGGCCCGAGAGGGTCTCGTGCCGGGCATGGAGCTCAGCGGCGACGCCGTCGACAGCTACCACCATTACCGGGACGACATGCGTCTGCTTGCGGAGTCGGGGCTGAACACCTACCGCTTCGGTATCGAGTGGGCCCGCATCGAGCCGCGCGAGGGCCAGATCTCCCGGGCGGGGCTCGCCCACTACCGGCGGATGATCGACGAAGCGCTCCGACTCGGCCTCACGCCCGTCGTCACGTTGCACCACTTCACCAATCCGCGCTGGTTCGCCGAGCAGGGCGGGTTCCTCAACCCTGCCGCCCCCGCGATCTTCGCCCGGTACGTCACGACCGTCACCGAGATCCTCGACGGCGTGGACTGGGTCATCACCATGAACGAGCCGAACATGCTCGCGATGATGATGATGCTGCAGGAGCAGATGCGCGCCGGACAGCAGAACGAGTGGCAGAGCCCCACAGTCGAGGGCGACTCGTCGCGTGATCAGATCGCCGCATCTCTGCCGACGCCCAGCCCCGAGTTCGGACAGAGGCTCGTCGACGCCCATCACGCCGTGCGCGACATCATCCGCGAGAGGACCGGCGCACGCGTGGGCTGGACAGTCGCCAACCAGGCGTTGACATCGACGCCCGGCAACGAGAGCAGGCTCATCGAGGTTCGCCATGATTGGGAGGACTTCTATCTCGACGCGGCATCCGGCGACGACTTCATCGGAGTCCAGTCGTACTCGTCGCAGCAGGTCGACGAGAACGGGCTCGTCCCGCATCCCGATCATCCCGACAACACGCTGGTGGGCACCGCGTACCGACCGGATGCGCTCGGGATGGCCGTCTCCCATACCTGGGAGCGGACGGGGCTGCCCGTGCTCGTGACCGAGAACGGCATCGCCACTGCCGACGATGCGCGCCGAATCGACTACACGCGCGCCGCGTTGAACGGGCTGCATGAGGCGATCGCGGCCGGCGCTGATGTCCGCGGCTACCTGCATTGGAGCCTGCTCGACAACTTCGAATGGGGACACTGGGGGCCGACATTCGGCCTGATCTCCGTCGACCGGACCAGCCTCAACTTCGACCGCCACCCCAAGCCGAGCCTCGGATGGCTCGGCGACGTCGCTCGACGCAATTCGCTCACGAACTAG